From the Nitrospirota bacterium genome, one window contains:
- a CDS encoding methylenetetrahydrofolate reductase C-terminal domain-containing protein, producing the protein MIITKKKERGKLLESIKDYQSLFLVGCSECASLCGTGGDTELQELKEALEAQGKTVTGTHKAKTGCQVLGTKTELKQYKDALNAADAVIVMSCGAGTQAAVEMFPDKPVYPCNDSLFLGNMTRFQIFDERCSLCGECIIDKTGGICPLTNCPKGLLVGPCGGVKDGKCEVSQDIDCCWVRIYERMKRIGRLDDLMETTLEPKDWAASQKPRAHSAREDKKK; encoded by the coding sequence ATGATAATCACCAAAAAGAAAGAGAGAGGAAAACTCCTGGAGTCCATCAAGGACTACCAGAGCCTTTTCCTCGTGGGCTGCTCCGAGTGCGCGTCGCTCTGCGGCACCGGCGGGGACACGGAGCTTCAGGAACTCAAAGAGGCCCTCGAGGCCCAGGGCAAGACGGTCACCGGCACGCACAAGGCCAAGACGGGCTGCCAGGTGCTGGGGACCAAGACCGAGCTCAAGCAGTACAAGGACGCCCTGAACGCCGCCGACGCGGTCATCGTCATGTCCTGCGGGGCGGGAACCCAGGCGGCGGTGGAGATGTTCCCGGACAAGCCGGTCTACCCGTGCAACGACAGCCTCTTTCTGGGCAACATGACCCGCTTTCAGATATTCGACGAGCGCTGCTCCCTCTGCGGGGAGTGCATCATCGACAAGACGGGCGGCATCTGCCCCCTCACCAACTGCCCCAAGGGCCTTCTCGTCGGCCCGTGCGGCGGCGTGAAGGACGGCAAGTGCGAGGTGAGCCAGGACATCGACTGCTGCTGGGTGCGCATCTACGAGCGGATGAAGCGCATCGGCCGCCTCGATGACCTGATGGAAACCACCCTGGAGCCCAAGGACTGGGCTGCCAGCCAGAAACCGAGGGCGCATTCCGCCCGGGAGGACAAGAAGAAATGA